The Scomber scombrus chromosome 5, fScoSco1.1, whole genome shotgun sequence genome window below encodes:
- the cux1b gene encoding cut-like homeobox 1b isoform X2, which translates to MAANAGSMFQYWKRFDLQQLQKELDATATQLANRQDESEQSRKKLIDLSREFKKNTPEDLRKQVAPLLKSFQGEIDALSKRSKEAEAAFLNVYKKIIDVPDPVPVLELAQQLQLKLQRMHDIETENTKLRETLEDYNKEFAEVKNQEVTIKALKEKIREYEQSLKNQAENLAQEKQLQLHNDYAEKERKLQESQDSMSSRLEEAEHKAQSLQTALETTQAELFDLKTKYDEESTAKADEIEMVMTDLERANQRAEAAQREAESLREQMSLSNQSQQLGSPTKADPDTEQAVEVASHSSLEAELRAKERETAQLVEDVQRLQASLTKLRETTSSQITQLEQQLSSKTAVLKELEEKLQKQADYEEVKKELSILKSMEFGTSDSVQDSSKPLEVLLLERNRSLQSESAALRISNTELSGPAGQKGTEESTPKEETMPSDPSSSPPPPPPSLPSSSQLPLSRTYTDPLNTATTTTTSSSETHPFTPTGIGQDFYSPVFPMVGGKMALNSLIQRQLLQTFYSKALQESSGIPSGALLFTPFTPTLSSIPTSTPGSGSAAIPLAASSPQPPPASPDMAPVNGSSTAGSAPSPSPSHSDATTGSVLDGEDMDTAEIARQVKEQLIKHNIGQRVFGHYVLGLSQGSVSEILARPKPWNKLTIRGKEPFHKMRQFLADEQNILALRSIQGRQRGNITARVRTPEAGSDEAIKSILEQAKRELQVQKADLSHAQPSYAGLKGGGGGGCVGGGGSGSDEAIRSILEQARREMEAQQAALEPILKASSSSSSLASLSHRNVLSSPLTAPLPPYNPLSLSLKKPLSSLLSSPSSPSPILDFSSSVKREGRASSGMDLSIDGALRLGRSSEGLGRSGSAGGVGYWREQWWSNMQTDPRRTISNQIGEENHNLEDSKEGILSDSLSRHKPWNKLNQRSREPYLRMQPWLNGDQGQNSHIQQAQNQEGTPKTSASCSPAPESPLSSAEESVNGLTGDPLASQSSGLKTHSEDPSGGESQPGTPLPLPGHSGLSIQEMVAMSPELDTYAITKKVKEVLTDNNLGQRLFGETILGLTQGSVSDLLARPKPWHKLSLKGREPFVRMQLWLQDPHSVEKLMDMKRLEKKAYMKRRLSSLSDNHSVDVGLIGPDYVQGSQSPGQQHLKKPRVVLGPEEKEALKRAYQQKPYPSPKTIEELASQLNLKTSTVINWFHNYRSRIRRELFIEEIQAAGGMGPGSEGGSPSLRGSKSGEGDSCDGTESEGTVETRQGLGIGLEDHRGACKDHDMEAESEAGGSNNSPAQIDCTTSGLAGPGSSCGQGGLGLFSLTEASSSSSASSNNIPSSGPARNPRDNNLRKKKAANLNNIIHRLEKAASKEDPSEWEF; encoded by the exons CGACCTGAGCCGCGAGTTCAAGAAGAACACACCAGAG gaTTTACGGAAACAGGTTGCCCCTTTGCTCAAGAGCTTCCAAGGAGAG ATTGACGCTTTGAGTAAGAGAAGTAAAGAAGCAGAGGCCGCCTTCTTGAACGTCTACAAGAAAATAATCGATGTCCCAG ATCCTGTACCTGTGCTGGAGCTGgctcagcagctgcagctgaagcTCCAGAGGATGCACGACATTGAGACAGAGAACACCAAACTTCGAGAGACACTGGAGGACTACAACAAAGAGTTTGCAGAGGTCAAGAACCAAG AGGTGACCATTAAGGCCTTGAAGGAGAAGATCCGTGAGTACGAACAGTCTCTGAAGAATCAAGCTGAGAACCTGGCGCAAGAAAAGCAGCTCCAGCTACACAACGACTATGCAGAGaaggagag GAAACTCCAGGAGAGCCAAGACTCCATGTCCTCAAGGTTGGAAGAGGCCGAACACAAGGCCCAGTCCCTTCAGACAG CACTTGAAACAACTCAGGCCGAGCTCTTTGATTTGAAGACAAAGTATGACGAGGAGTCCACAGCGAA AGCCGATGAGATTGAGATGGTGATGACAGACCTGGAAAGAGCCAATCAG cgAGCAGAAGCAGCTCAGAGAGAGGCGGAGTCGCTCAGAGAGCAGATGTCCTTGAGTAACCAATCCCAGCAGCTTGGCAGCCCGACCAAGGCTGACCCCGACACG GAACAGGCTGTGGAGGTGGCATCCCACTCAAGTCTGGAGGCAGAGCTCAGGGCCAAAGAAAGGGAGACTGCACAGCTGGTGGAGGACGTCCAGAGACTGCAGGCCAGCCTGACCAAACTCAGAGAGACCACCAGCTCCCAGATcacacagctggagcagcagctcagcagcaAGACTGCCGTTCTCAAG GAACTGGAGGAAAAACTGCAGAAGCAAGCTGACTATGAGGAGGTAAAGAAGGAGTTGAG TATCCTCAAGTCTATGGAGTTTGGAACTTCTGACTCTGTGCAG GATTCATCCAAACCTCTAGAGGTGCTGCTGCTAGAGAGGAACCGTAGTCTACAATCTGAGAGCGCCGCTCTGCGTATCTCCAATACTGAGCTCAGCG GGCCAGCCGGTCAAAAAGGGACAGAAGAGTCCACACCGAAGGAGGAGACCATGCCCAGCGACCCCTCTTCttcaccccctcctccccctccctctcttccttcctcctcccagCTCCCCCTGTCTCGCACTTATACGGATCCCCTCAAcactgccaccaccaccaccaccagcagcagcgaAACGCACCCTTTCACTCCTACGGGCATTGGACAGGACTTCTACTCCCCTGTGTTCCCTATGGTGGGTGGTAAGATGGCTTTGAACTCCTTGATCCAGCGGCAGCTGCTCCAGACCTTCTACTCCAAAGCCTTGCAGGAGTCGTCTGGAATCCCCAGTGGGGCCCTACTGTTCACCCCCTTCACTCCAACCCTCAGCTCCATCCCTACCTCCACCCCTGGCTCTGGGTCTGCTGCTATCCCTCTGGCAGCCAGCAGCCCACAGCCACCTCCAGCCAGCCCAGACATGGCTCCCGTTAATGGGAGCAGCACTGCTGGCAGCGCCCCGTCCCCATCACCCAGCCACTCTGATGCTACCACAGGAAGCGTTTTGGACGGGGAGGACATGGACACAGCAGAGATTGCCCGACAGGTGAAAGAGCAGCTGATCAAGCATAACATTGGTCAGCGTGTGTTCGGCCACTATGTGCTGGGACTGTCCCAGGGTTCAGTCAGCGAAATCTTGGCCAGACCAAAGCCGTGGAACAAGCTAACCATCCGAGGGAAGGAGCCTTTCCACAAGATGAGGCAGTTCCTCGCCGATGAGCAGAACATCCTCGCGCTGCGCAGCATCCAGGGACGGCAAAGAG gTAACATTACCGCCCGCGTCCGCACCCCAGAGGCAGGCTCAGACGAGGCTATCAAATCCATTCTGGAGCAGGCCAAAAGAGAGCTGCAGGTGCAGAAAGCTG ACTTGTCCCACGCTCAACCCTCATATGCAGGATTGAAAGGAGGGGGTGGAGGCGGATGTGTAGGTGGAGGGGGCAGCGGATCAGACGAGGCTATCCGCTCCATCCTAGAGCAAGctaggagagagatggaggccCAACAAGCTGCACTGGAGCCCATCCTCAAAGCTTCGTCTTCCTCGTCCTCCCTAGCATCACTATCTCATAGGAACGTCCTGAGCTCTCCGCTCACCGCTCCCCTCCCCCCTTACAACCCCCTGTCACTCTCCCTCAAAAAGCCTCTAAGCTCCCTCTtgtcctccccctcctccccgtCTCCGATCCTGGACTTCAGCTCCAGTGTGAAGAGAGAGGGCAGGGCTTCTTCAGGGATGGACTTGTCAATTGACGGAGCTCTCAGGCTGGGTCGGAGCTCTGAGGGGCTGGGCCGCTCTGGAAGCGCTGGAGGAGTGGGCTACTGGAGAGAGCAGTGGTGGAGCAACATGCAGACAGACCCCCGCAGGACTATATCCAACCAGATAGGAGAGGAAAACCACAACCTGGAGGACTCCAAAGAG GGAATATTGAGTGACAGTCTGTCTCGACACAAACCGTGGAACAAGCTGAACCAGAGGAGCAGGGAGCCATACCTCCGCATGCAGCCATGGCTCAATGGAGACCAGGGGCAAAACTCACACATCCAGCAAGCTCAGAACCAAG AGGGTACTCCCAAGACATCAGCAAGCTGCAGCCCTGCTCCAGAGTCGCCCCTCAGTTCAGCTGAGGAGTCTGTCAACGGTCTAACAGGCGATCCACTCGCTTCACAGTCCTCGGGTCTCAAAACTCATTCTGAGGATCCCTCAGGTGGGGAGTCTCAGCCCGGCACCCCGCTGCCTCTGCCTGGTCACTCGGGTCTCAGCATCCAGGAGATGGTTGCAATGTCTCCTGAGCTTGATACTTACGCCATCACTAAGAAGGTTAAGGAGGTGCTGACTGATAATAACCTTG GTCAGCGTTTGTTTGGGGAGACTATCCTGGGTCTGACTCAGGGTTCTGTCTCAGACCTGCTGGCCAGGCCCAAACCCTGGCACAAGCTCAGTCTGAAGGGCAGGGAGCCCTTCGTCCGCATGCAGCTCTGGCTCCAAGACCCACACAGTGTGGAGAAACTCATGGACATGAAACGCTTGGAGAAGAAAG CTTACATGAAGAGGCGGCTGAGCTCCTTGAGTGATAACCATTCTGTGGACGTGGGTTTAATCGGGCCAGATTACGTCCAGGGCTCCCAGAGCCCGGGACAGCAGCATCTGAAGAAGCCCAGGGTGGTGTTGGGCCCCGAGGAGAAGGAGGCCCTGAAAAGGGCGTACCAGCAGAAGCCCTATCCCTCCCCCAAAACCATTGAGGAACTAGCCTCCCAGCTTAACCTGAAGACCAGTACTGTCATCAACTGGTTCCATAATTATAG GTCACGTATCCGGCGAGAGCTCTTCATAGAGGAGATCCAGGCAGCTGGAGGGATGGGGCCTGGCAGTGAGGGGGGCTCCCCTTCTCTCCGCGGGTCCAAATCAGGAGAGGGGGACAGCTGTGATGGGACAGAATCTGAAGGCACAGTGGAGACACGCCAGGGACTGGGCATCGGCCTGGAGGATCACAGAGGAGCATGCAAAGACCACGACATGGAGGCTGAGTCTGAGGCAGGGGGCTCTAATAACTCCCCTGCTCAGATAGACTGCACCACCTCAGGCTTAGCCGGGCCAGGCTCCAGCTGTGGACAGGGAGGACTGGGGCTCTTCAGCCTCACAGAGGCATCCTCCAGTAGCTCTGCCTCTAGTAATAACATCCCATCCTCTGGCCCTGCCAGAAACCCCAGGGACAACAATCTGCGCAAGAAGAAAGCAGCCAATCTCAATAACATCATCCACAGGCTGGAGAAGGCTGCCAGCAAAGAGGATCCCTCAGAGTGGGAGTTCTAG
- the cux1b gene encoding cut-like homeobox 1b isoform X1 → MAANAGSMFQYWKRFDLQQLQKELDATATQLANRQDESEQSRKKLIDLSREFKKNTPEDLRKQVAPLLKSFQGEIDALSKRSKEAEAAFLNVYKKIIDVPDPVPVLELAQQLQLKLQRMHDIETENTKLRETLEDYNKEFAEVKNQEVTIKALKEKIREYEQSLKNQAENLAQEKQLQLHNDYAEKERKLQESQDSMSSRLEEAEHKAQSLQTALETTQAELFDLKTKYDEESTAKADEIEMVMTDLERANQRAEAAQREAESLREQMSLSNQSQQLGSPTKADPDTEQAVEVASHSSLEAELRAKERETAQLVEDVQRLQASLTKLRETTSSQITQLEQQLSSKTAVLKELEEKLQKQADYEEVKKELSILKSMEFGTSDSVQDSSKPLEVLLLERNRSLQSESAALRISNTELSGPAGQKGTEESTPKEETMPSDPSSSPPPPPPSLPSSSQLPLSRTYTDPLNTATTTTTSSSETHPFTPTGIGQDFYSPVFPMVGGKMALNSLIQRQLLQTFYSKALQESSGIPSGALLFTPFTPTLSSIPTSTPGSGSAAIPLAASSPQPPPASPDMAPVNGSSTAGSAPSPSPSHSDATTGSVLDGEDMDTAEIARQVKEQLIKHNIGQRVFGHYVLGLSQGSVSEILARPKPWNKLTIRGKEPFHKMRQFLADEQNILALRSIQGRQRGNITARVRTPEAGSDEAIKSILEQAKRELQVQKADLSHAQPSYAGLKGGGGGGCVGGGGSGSDEAIRSILEQARREMEAQQAALEPILKASSSSSSLASLSHRNVLSSPLTAPLPPYNPLSLSLKKPLSSLLSSPSSPSPILDFSSSVKREGRASSGMDLSIDGALRLGRSSEGLGRSGSAGGVGYWREQWWSNMQTDPRRTISNQIGEENHNLEDSKEGILSDSLSRHKPWNKLNQRSREPYLRMQPWLNGDQGQNSHIQQAQNQAEGTPKTSASCSPAPESPLSSAEESVNGLTGDPLASQSSGLKTHSEDPSGGESQPGTPLPLPGHSGLSIQEMVAMSPELDTYAITKKVKEVLTDNNLGQRLFGETILGLTQGSVSDLLARPKPWHKLSLKGREPFVRMQLWLQDPHSVEKLMDMKRLEKKAYMKRRLSSLSDNHSVDVGLIGPDYVQGSQSPGQQHLKKPRVVLGPEEKEALKRAYQQKPYPSPKTIEELASQLNLKTSTVINWFHNYRSRIRRELFIEEIQAAGGMGPGSEGGSPSLRGSKSGEGDSCDGTESEGTVETRQGLGIGLEDHRGACKDHDMEAESEAGGSNNSPAQIDCTTSGLAGPGSSCGQGGLGLFSLTEASSSSSASSNNIPSSGPARNPRDNNLRKKKAANLNNIIHRLEKAASKEDPSEWEF, encoded by the exons CGACCTGAGCCGCGAGTTCAAGAAGAACACACCAGAG gaTTTACGGAAACAGGTTGCCCCTTTGCTCAAGAGCTTCCAAGGAGAG ATTGACGCTTTGAGTAAGAGAAGTAAAGAAGCAGAGGCCGCCTTCTTGAACGTCTACAAGAAAATAATCGATGTCCCAG ATCCTGTACCTGTGCTGGAGCTGgctcagcagctgcagctgaagcTCCAGAGGATGCACGACATTGAGACAGAGAACACCAAACTTCGAGAGACACTGGAGGACTACAACAAAGAGTTTGCAGAGGTCAAGAACCAAG AGGTGACCATTAAGGCCTTGAAGGAGAAGATCCGTGAGTACGAACAGTCTCTGAAGAATCAAGCTGAGAACCTGGCGCAAGAAAAGCAGCTCCAGCTACACAACGACTATGCAGAGaaggagag GAAACTCCAGGAGAGCCAAGACTCCATGTCCTCAAGGTTGGAAGAGGCCGAACACAAGGCCCAGTCCCTTCAGACAG CACTTGAAACAACTCAGGCCGAGCTCTTTGATTTGAAGACAAAGTATGACGAGGAGTCCACAGCGAA AGCCGATGAGATTGAGATGGTGATGACAGACCTGGAAAGAGCCAATCAG cgAGCAGAAGCAGCTCAGAGAGAGGCGGAGTCGCTCAGAGAGCAGATGTCCTTGAGTAACCAATCCCAGCAGCTTGGCAGCCCGACCAAGGCTGACCCCGACACG GAACAGGCTGTGGAGGTGGCATCCCACTCAAGTCTGGAGGCAGAGCTCAGGGCCAAAGAAAGGGAGACTGCACAGCTGGTGGAGGACGTCCAGAGACTGCAGGCCAGCCTGACCAAACTCAGAGAGACCACCAGCTCCCAGATcacacagctggagcagcagctcagcagcaAGACTGCCGTTCTCAAG GAACTGGAGGAAAAACTGCAGAAGCAAGCTGACTATGAGGAGGTAAAGAAGGAGTTGAG TATCCTCAAGTCTATGGAGTTTGGAACTTCTGACTCTGTGCAG GATTCATCCAAACCTCTAGAGGTGCTGCTGCTAGAGAGGAACCGTAGTCTACAATCTGAGAGCGCCGCTCTGCGTATCTCCAATACTGAGCTCAGCG GGCCAGCCGGTCAAAAAGGGACAGAAGAGTCCACACCGAAGGAGGAGACCATGCCCAGCGACCCCTCTTCttcaccccctcctccccctccctctcttccttcctcctcccagCTCCCCCTGTCTCGCACTTATACGGATCCCCTCAAcactgccaccaccaccaccaccagcagcagcgaAACGCACCCTTTCACTCCTACGGGCATTGGACAGGACTTCTACTCCCCTGTGTTCCCTATGGTGGGTGGTAAGATGGCTTTGAACTCCTTGATCCAGCGGCAGCTGCTCCAGACCTTCTACTCCAAAGCCTTGCAGGAGTCGTCTGGAATCCCCAGTGGGGCCCTACTGTTCACCCCCTTCACTCCAACCCTCAGCTCCATCCCTACCTCCACCCCTGGCTCTGGGTCTGCTGCTATCCCTCTGGCAGCCAGCAGCCCACAGCCACCTCCAGCCAGCCCAGACATGGCTCCCGTTAATGGGAGCAGCACTGCTGGCAGCGCCCCGTCCCCATCACCCAGCCACTCTGATGCTACCACAGGAAGCGTTTTGGACGGGGAGGACATGGACACAGCAGAGATTGCCCGACAGGTGAAAGAGCAGCTGATCAAGCATAACATTGGTCAGCGTGTGTTCGGCCACTATGTGCTGGGACTGTCCCAGGGTTCAGTCAGCGAAATCTTGGCCAGACCAAAGCCGTGGAACAAGCTAACCATCCGAGGGAAGGAGCCTTTCCACAAGATGAGGCAGTTCCTCGCCGATGAGCAGAACATCCTCGCGCTGCGCAGCATCCAGGGACGGCAAAGAG gTAACATTACCGCCCGCGTCCGCACCCCAGAGGCAGGCTCAGACGAGGCTATCAAATCCATTCTGGAGCAGGCCAAAAGAGAGCTGCAGGTGCAGAAAGCTG ACTTGTCCCACGCTCAACCCTCATATGCAGGATTGAAAGGAGGGGGTGGAGGCGGATGTGTAGGTGGAGGGGGCAGCGGATCAGACGAGGCTATCCGCTCCATCCTAGAGCAAGctaggagagagatggaggccCAACAAGCTGCACTGGAGCCCATCCTCAAAGCTTCGTCTTCCTCGTCCTCCCTAGCATCACTATCTCATAGGAACGTCCTGAGCTCTCCGCTCACCGCTCCCCTCCCCCCTTACAACCCCCTGTCACTCTCCCTCAAAAAGCCTCTAAGCTCCCTCTtgtcctccccctcctccccgtCTCCGATCCTGGACTTCAGCTCCAGTGTGAAGAGAGAGGGCAGGGCTTCTTCAGGGATGGACTTGTCAATTGACGGAGCTCTCAGGCTGGGTCGGAGCTCTGAGGGGCTGGGCCGCTCTGGAAGCGCTGGAGGAGTGGGCTACTGGAGAGAGCAGTGGTGGAGCAACATGCAGACAGACCCCCGCAGGACTATATCCAACCAGATAGGAGAGGAAAACCACAACCTGGAGGACTCCAAAGAG GGAATATTGAGTGACAGTCTGTCTCGACACAAACCGTGGAACAAGCTGAACCAGAGGAGCAGGGAGCCATACCTCCGCATGCAGCCATGGCTCAATGGAGACCAGGGGCAAAACTCACACATCCAGCAAGCTCAGAACCAAG CAGAGGGTACTCCCAAGACATCAGCAAGCTGCAGCCCTGCTCCAGAGTCGCCCCTCAGTTCAGCTGAGGAGTCTGTCAACGGTCTAACAGGCGATCCACTCGCTTCACAGTCCTCGGGTCTCAAAACTCATTCTGAGGATCCCTCAGGTGGGGAGTCTCAGCCCGGCACCCCGCTGCCTCTGCCTGGTCACTCGGGTCTCAGCATCCAGGAGATGGTTGCAATGTCTCCTGAGCTTGATACTTACGCCATCACTAAGAAGGTTAAGGAGGTGCTGACTGATAATAACCTTG GTCAGCGTTTGTTTGGGGAGACTATCCTGGGTCTGACTCAGGGTTCTGTCTCAGACCTGCTGGCCAGGCCCAAACCCTGGCACAAGCTCAGTCTGAAGGGCAGGGAGCCCTTCGTCCGCATGCAGCTCTGGCTCCAAGACCCACACAGTGTGGAGAAACTCATGGACATGAAACGCTTGGAGAAGAAAG CTTACATGAAGAGGCGGCTGAGCTCCTTGAGTGATAACCATTCTGTGGACGTGGGTTTAATCGGGCCAGATTACGTCCAGGGCTCCCAGAGCCCGGGACAGCAGCATCTGAAGAAGCCCAGGGTGGTGTTGGGCCCCGAGGAGAAGGAGGCCCTGAAAAGGGCGTACCAGCAGAAGCCCTATCCCTCCCCCAAAACCATTGAGGAACTAGCCTCCCAGCTTAACCTGAAGACCAGTACTGTCATCAACTGGTTCCATAATTATAG GTCACGTATCCGGCGAGAGCTCTTCATAGAGGAGATCCAGGCAGCTGGAGGGATGGGGCCTGGCAGTGAGGGGGGCTCCCCTTCTCTCCGCGGGTCCAAATCAGGAGAGGGGGACAGCTGTGATGGGACAGAATCTGAAGGCACAGTGGAGACACGCCAGGGACTGGGCATCGGCCTGGAGGATCACAGAGGAGCATGCAAAGACCACGACATGGAGGCTGAGTCTGAGGCAGGGGGCTCTAATAACTCCCCTGCTCAGATAGACTGCACCACCTCAGGCTTAGCCGGGCCAGGCTCCAGCTGTGGACAGGGAGGACTGGGGCTCTTCAGCCTCACAGAGGCATCCTCCAGTAGCTCTGCCTCTAGTAATAACATCCCATCCTCTGGCCCTGCCAGAAACCCCAGGGACAACAATCTGCGCAAGAAGAAAGCAGCCAATCTCAATAACATCATCCACAGGCTGGAGAAGGCTGCCAGCAAAGAGGATCCCTCAGAGTGGGAGTTCTAG